The genomic window CGGAGGCGGCTTTGTGAGCGGGTGTCTGGTTAAGAGGGGAGGTTTGACCATAAGGGAGGTTTTGCAAGAGGCGCGGTTGATAATTCCTCTCGCTGAGGCGGAGTATCTGGCGATGGGGCTTTTCGGTTTGAGCCGTGTCGAACTGTATCTTTCCGAGCGGCGGTTAACACCAAAAGAGGAGAGGAGGTTTTTCTCTCTTGTAGGAAAGGCAAGGGAGGGGATGCCGGTTCAGTATCTGGTCAATTCAGCACCTTTTCTTGATTTGGACATATATGTTGACAGGCGGGTTTTTATCCCCAGACCGGAAACCGAGGAGCTGGTCTTGCGGGCGAGCGCCAGGGTGAGGGAACCGAAAGTGATTTTGGATTACGGGACCGGTTCAGGTTGTATTGCCATTGCCTTGGCGCGGTTGTTTCCTGATGCTACTGTTTTCGGGGTTGACGCATCAGGGTCGGCATTGCAGGTTGCGAAGATTAACATCCGGCGTTATCATTTAGAGAATCGGGTTCGTTTGCTATGGGCAACCAGTTTGCGCTCGGAGTTGTTCAGGGCTTTTCATAACCGGGTTGACCTCTTAATCTCCAATCCACCATATATTCCTAAAGCGAGATTGGCAAGGTTGCCTTTGACGGTGCGCGAGTATGAGCCGCGGATTGCCCTGGATGGCGGCGAGGATGGAATCGAGGTGATAACTATGATTTGGGAGTGCGGGCAGGAGTTGCTCAAGCCTGGTGGGCTCTTGGCGGTTGAGATTGATGCCAGCCAGGGTGAATATGTTCAGGAGAGATTTGCCAAAGCAGAGGTGGAATTTGATGTCTATGGCAGGGTGCGGTATCTGTTCTGGCAGAAGGGAGGGTAGGATGAAAATCGGCTTGGTGATTAACTGGAATAAAAAGCGGGCAGAGGTTTTTGTCCCGAAGTTGGTGAGGTGGTTGGAGGGGCAAGGGGCAGAGTTGATTGTCCTTGACTTGCCCGCAAAAGGGTTAGGAGCCAAGCCGGCTGATAAGGAGAGGATAAAAGCTGCCGATTTGGTTGTGGCGTTGGGTGGAGATGGAACCCTCTTGCGTGCTGTAAGGATGATTGGCAAGGCAGAGAAGCCGATAATGGGGGTTAATCTTGGTGGGCTGGGTTTTCTGACCGCATTTTCTATCAATGCCGCCAGAGCCGGGATAAAGGGGTTCATCCGCGGGGATTATGCTGAAGAGCGGCGGATGCTATTGTCCGCCCGTCTGGGCAGGAGGGTTGGGTATGCCTTGAATGATTGTGCGGTGAATATGGGTCCTTCAGGCAGGGTGGTGGAGATATCGGTTTACTGGAAGGAGCGGTTCGTGAACAAGTTTAGTGGCGATGGGATTGTGGTGGCAACCCCTACCGGTTCAACCGCCTATTCCCTCGCCGCAGGTGGTCCGGTGGTATTTCCGACAATGTCCGCATTTGTATTAACACCGCTCTGCCCGCATGCCCTCGCTGCCCGTCCGGTTGTGCTACCTGCAGATGAGCCGGTGGTGATGGAGCTCACCGGTAAATCGCAGAAGGCAATCGTTACCCTGGATGGGCAGAATCGGTGGTTAATAAGGTTAGGTGAGCACCTGACAATCAGGAGAGCAGATTTCGCGGTGCGATTGGTTGTGCCCAAGGGTGAATGTTACTTTGATATCCTGCGTAACAAACTTAAATGGTCAGGGAGCCAGCGTTGAGCCAGGAAAAGGGTGGATTAAACAGCGCAAGGATTTTAACCATTCCCAATATCTTAAGTGTTTCCCGGCTGATTTTTTTGCCTTTGGTGCTTTTCTTCCTGTTCCGGCATCAGAGTGTCGCAGCGATAGTTGTGATGATAATCTCTTGGTCAACCGATGCGCTTGACGGTTTTCTCGCACGGCGTTTAAATCAGGTCTCGGACACGGGCAGGGTGCTTGACCATTTGGTGGATAAAATCTGGGTAGCCGCAGTGCTGGTAACATTAGTTTTTATCAGCGATTTGCCGTTGTACCTTGCCGGCGCGGTCATTGCCCGGGATATTTTAATACTTGCCGGTAGCGCAATTGTGATGAAGGTGCGCGGCTCTTTGATCTCTTCCGATGTAGTGGGCAAGATAACAGGTTGTGCCTTTGCCCTGTTAATTCTTTTTTATACACTTTATGCCGATACCGGCAATTCCGCGGTTGGTCAAATTCTGCCCTATCTTACTCAATTGAAACCGTTTGCTGATTACACCGTCCTGATTCTGATTGTGGTTTCGTTCTTGAACTATCTTGTTCTCTTCCTCCGGATAATGGTCAGATTCCATCTTCCGGGGGAATCAAATTAAGAGGTTTATTTAAGCAGAGCCGCGGCTGATTTTCTTGTAGGCTTCAGCAAAATATCCTAATACCCTTCGCATCTCCGCTTTTGTTACCGGTGCCATATGACCAATTCGCACAACCTTCCCGCGCAATTCTGCCTGGCCATTTGCCAGCAGAATTTTGTGCCGTTTTTTGCA from candidate division WOR-3 bacterium includes these protein-coding regions:
- a CDS encoding NAD(+)/NADH kinase, with the protein product MAGCGICSGRREGRMKIGLVINWNKKRAEVFVPKLVRWLEGQGAELIVLDLPAKGLGAKPADKERIKAADLVVALGGDGTLLRAVRMIGKAEKPIMGVNLGGLGFLTAFSINAARAGIKGFIRGDYAEERRMLLSARLGRRVGYALNDCAVNMGPSGRVVEISVYWKERFVNKFSGDGIVVATPTGSTAYSLAAGGPVVFPTMSAFVLTPLCPHALAARPVVLPADEPVVMELTGKSQKAIVTLDGQNRWLIRLGEHLTIRRADFAVRLVVPKGECYFDILRNKLKWSGSQR
- a CDS encoding CDP-alcohol phosphatidyltransferase family protein, whose amino-acid sequence is MSQEKGGLNSARILTIPNILSVSRLIFLPLVLFFLFRHQSVAAIVVMIISWSTDALDGFLARRLNQVSDTGRVLDHLVDKIWVAAVLVTLVFISDLPLYLAGAVIARDILILAGSAIVMKVRGSLISSDVVGKITGCAFALLILFYTLYADTGNSAVGQILPYLTQLKPFADYTVLILIVVSFLNYLVLFLRIMVRFHLPGESN
- the prmC gene encoding peptide chain release factor N(5)-glutamine methyltransferase, producing MSGCLVKRGGLTIREVLQEARLIIPLAEAEYLAMGLFGLSRVELYLSERRLTPKEERRFFSLVGKAREGMPVQYLVNSAPFLDLDIYVDRRVFIPRPETEELVLRASARVREPKVILDYGTGSGCIAIALARLFPDATVFGVDASGSALQVAKINIRRYHLENRVRLLWATSLRSELFRAFHNRVDLLISNPPYIPKARLARLPLTVREYEPRIALDGGEDGIEVITMIWECGQELLKPGGLLAVEIDASQGEYVQERFAKAEVEFDVYGRVRYLFWQKGG